The Paenibacillus spongiae nucleotide sequence GACCGGAACCTGCTCCTCCCTGTAAGATAATATTTTTGCCGATAACGGAAAACACAGGCAGCATCGCTTCGAATGCGTCTTCATCTCCGCCTGCCATAATGGCCAATCTAGCCTCTCTTGCCCCAATATCGCCTCCGGAAACCGGCGCGTCAAGCGCATAGATCCCTTTCTCTTTCGCTTCCGCATAAATTCTCCGGGCCAGCGACGGCGTAGATGTCGTCATATCGATGACATAGGAACCAGCTTGCGCATGAGCCAGAACCCCATTTTGCCCCAAATAAACGTCTTCCACATCTTTCGGATAGCCAACCATCGTTATGATTACATTGGCCCTGGACGCAATCTGGGCTGCAGTATCCATCCAAACGGCGCCAAGTGCCATCAGCTCTTCGGCCCGGCTTTTGGTCCGATTATAGACGATAACGGAGTATCCCGCCTTCATTAAATGCTTCGCCATGCTGTTACCCATGACGCCTGTTCCGATAAACCCGATGATATATTCTCGATTCACCGTCATTTGTTCGCTCCTGTACGTTTATTTATCAACCATCTCCGGTTGATGCTCTTTCAGCCATGCTCGCAGAGGCACATCGGCGTCCGTCGGACTATAATGACCGTTGCAGTTCACACTGGCGCCGAGCATCTGCCGTCGAATCGGATCGCTGCTTTCCCAGAGATGCTGTACGGTCATATCGTCCTTCGTGCGAATCCACCGGTAGCCATAGCCGTAAAACAAAACTTTACGCGTAATGTCCGACCAGTTCGGCGATGCTGCATGCCATAGACGCCTGTCAAAGAAAACCGCCGTACCAGGCTTGACGCAAACCGGGATTGCACCCTCAGGCTGGCCTTCGCGGTTCTTCGGTATTTCAAGGTTGTCTTTCAAGTGACTGCCAGGTACAATCCAAAAATTGCCCCGGTCCGGCTCCGAAATATCGGACAAGAAGTAAGCGACTTTTAGCGATAAGCGCGGACGCGGATGAGATTCCATTTCTATATTCACACGCCCGCTGTCCTGATGAAAGCCGAACGTTTTGTCGTTCTTCTCCTGCCCCGATGGCGGCGTCGCGATCATATGCGCATGGTACAAATATATATTCCAGCCGAGAATGCCCCAAACCTTCGGAAGAATCTTCTCATAATCGACAAGCTCAAGAAAAGAATGATGATCGGGAATGAAATTTGGATAAAACAAAGCCGTTTTCGAGTCATGTCCATTCTCAATCTTACTCTCGTAAATGCGATCGACTTGCGCTGTCAGTATCTCGACCTGCTCCGGCGACAATGCGTTTTCCATGATCAGATAGCCTTGCTCGTTGAACGTCCTGCGCTCTTCTTCCGTCAAAGCGTACTGCAAGCATGATGGATTCACCCAAAATCCCCCTCCAGATGATTGTTTTAAGAGCCTGACTTAATCATAATGGGTCTTAGGGGACGCTTTCGAGTAACGATCTATTTTTCTTTTGTACGATTCAACGGTTATTGTGTTAGCGTTAACAAGATTAGGGTCAATCTGTCCTTCCCTTCAAAAAAGCGGTGGGGGAACAACCTGTAAGCTTCTTGAAAACCCGGTTGAAATAGGCCTGATCGCAAAACCCGGTTTCTTCCGCAACCTCCCTGATCGGCATCATTTTATCCATCATCAGCTCTTTCGCCTTGGAAACCCGCACATGATGGAGATATTCGATCGGCGATAGTCCTGTAACGGACTTGAATAGATGAGAGATATGGTTTGGCGTCCTTCCTGTAAATTGGGTTAAGTCCTTCAACGAAACGGACTCCTTGTAATGATCCAAAATATATTTTTTAATATCTTCAGCCATATCGATTTTTTTGGCAGGCAGTTTCCAATTGTCCCGTTCATAATTGATGATGCTCAGCAATTCCAGCAGAATGGCATAACAGGTTGTTTCCGTATAAGGCCCTCTCATGAGCCAGTGATGCTTTAGCAGCAAAAATCGCTGCTTGAAATATTCAAACCCGCTTATTGACGTCATGCAGTACTGATTCTCAGTAAGGAGTGGCAGCAGCGTCCGATCCATATCGTCGATAGTGAAATGCGTTGCATAACGCTGATGGCCTTCAATCGAATACCCACCACGGATGGAACCGGCCGGAACAAAGAGAACGTCGCCTTTTTGTAATAAGACCGTTTCATCGTTTATCCAATAGATGATTTTCCCTTTCGTTACGACGATCATAATGTTATATTGCGTTTTGACCTTCGCCATTTCCCAATTCCCATTGAAATCCTTCACATAACAGGTATGCATCTTAATCAACGCGAATGACCTCCCGCATGATTGGCGCAAGTTCCCTCCGTGGAGCACTTTGTCAAAATCATCGAGCTGTTCGACGTTTCTCACGCCTGCTTCTTCCTCTCTATCATAATGCACAAACGGATTTCTTACACGATTACTTACTGCCACCTTGAACAAACGCCCCTATTCGGCTGCAATTCCATTACGTTGCTCTTAGACGAGCCCAAACAAAAAAGCACCTCCTATTTCGAAAGTGCTCATTAGTCGCTCTTCTTTTTAGCTATTTTATCTTCACCGTATACCTTCCGCCTTTGTTTCCAGATTCCAACCGTCATCCCGTTGGTTTACAGGAATCCGGAAACAACAGCGCTCGGAAGTAACAGCCTTTACTACTCCATACGCGCGATCCCTCGATAGGAATAGGCCAGCAGCGGCTTACCCGGATCGATGCCGATCCCGTTGTCCTCGCATTCTTCGCGGAAAGAAAGCATCTCATCGGGGTCATAGTTCATTAAGGCCTTCCCTTTGCCGACTCCCATACAGAGAATGTAGAGGTTACCGGACGGAGACTCGCATTCCATTACATAATGATCGGATTTGCTCCTGCCTTCGTCCGTAAAGATCGTGATGCTGGCTTCCTTCTTAATCTCGTCTCCGGGTTGGATAATCGAAGCGGCATTCTCCGCAACGAGCGCCTTGCTGACGATGCCCTCAATTCCTGTCTTGGCTAACAATTCCGCATCTGTAAACGTACTGCATGCACTCATGCGCTATGCTCCTTCCTTTAACGCTGCGTCCCCCGCGTCAACGCGGTCGTGCCTGTTCGAGACATCTCGACGATGCCGTATGCGCGCAGCAGATCGATGATCGCATTGATTTTATCGAGATCTCCCACCGCTTGGATGATCATATTGGTTTCGCCAATGTCCACAATGGAAGCTCGGAATACATCGACTATACCGACAATTTCCGGCCTTTTCAACGACTCGGCCTTTACCTTGATTAAGGCAAGCTCCCTGGCTACCATCGCATGATCGCTAAGATGGCTTACCCGCACGACATCGATCAGCTTATACAGCTGCTTCTCGATCTGCTCCAGCGTCCGCATGTCGCCTGTGGTGACGATGACCATTCGCGAAAGTCCGGACTCTTCGCAATTCCCTACCGTAACGCTGTCGATATTGAACCCGCGCCGGCCGAATAATCCGGCGACGCGCTGCAGAACGCCCGGCTGGTCATTCACTAAGACCGATAATGTATGCTTCTTCATTCCGCGTCCCCCATTTCCATTTGATCCAGCGTATCGCCGCTAAACACCATCGGATATACATTCTCTTCTGTCGGCACTTTGAACTCCACCAGAACGGGGCCCGGCGTTTGCAGCGCTTCCTGCCAGACCTGGCGCGCCTCGGCTTTCGTCTCTGCCCGCAGCCCTCTTACGCCATAGGCTTCGGCCAGCTTGACAAAGTCCGGGCTTCCCGCCAGTCCGATATGGCTTAACCGGTTGTCATGGATCAGCTCCTGCCACTGTTTGACCATCCCTAATACTTGATTGTTAATGACGACGATCTTGACCGGAATATGATGGATGGCGCAAATCGCCAATTCCTGCGCGCACATCTGCATCCCCCCGTCGCCGTTGATGGAGACGACGATCCGGTCCGGATTGCCGA carries:
- a CDS encoding AraC family transcriptional regulator, with the protein product MHTCYVKDFNGNWEMAKVKTQYNIMIVVTKGKIIYWINDETVLLQKGDVLFVPAGSIRGGYSIEGHQRYATHFTIDDMDRTLLPLLTENQYCMTSISGFEYFKQRFLLLKHHWLMRGPYTETTCYAILLELLSIINYERDNWKLPAKKIDMAEDIKKYILDHYKESVSLKDLTQFTGRTPNHISHLFKSVTGLSPIEYLHHVRVSKAKELMMDKMMPIREVAEETGFCDQAYFNRVFKKLTGCSPTAFLKGRTD
- the ilvN gene encoding acetolactate synthase small subunit; this encodes MKKHTLSVLVNDQPGVLQRVAGLFGRRGFNIDSVTVGNCEESGLSRMVIVTTGDMRTLEQIEKQLYKLIDVVRVSHLSDHAMVARELALIKVKAESLKRPEIVGIVDVFRASIVDIGETNMIIQAVGDLDKINAIIDLLRAYGIVEMSRTGTTALTRGTQR
- a CDS encoding phytanoyl-CoA dioxygenase family protein; the encoded protein is MNPSCLQYALTEEERRTFNEQGYLIMENALSPEQVEILTAQVDRIYESKIENGHDSKTALFYPNFIPDHHSFLELVDYEKILPKVWGILGWNIYLYHAHMIATPPSGQEKNDKTFGFHQDSGRVNIEMESHPRPRLSLKVAYFLSDISEPDRGNFWIVPGSHLKDNLEIPKNREGQPEGAIPVCVKPGTAVFFDRRLWHAASPNWSDITRKVLFYGYGYRWIRTKDDMTVQHLWESSDPIRRQMLGASVNCNGHYSPTDADVPLRAWLKEHQPEMVDK
- a CDS encoding NAD(P)-dependent oxidoreductase → MTVNREYIIGFIGTGVMGNSMAKHLMKAGYSVIVYNRTKSRAEELMALGAVWMDTAAQIASRANVIITMVGYPKDVEDVYLGQNGVLAHAQAGSYVIDMTTSTPSLARRIYAEAKEKGIYALDAPVSGGDIGAREARLAIMAGGDEDAFEAMLPVFSVIGKNIILQGGAGSGQHTKMCNQIAIASNMIGVCEAMVYAQRAGLHPETVLKSIETGAAGSWSLSNLAPRMMSGDFEPGFYVKHFIKDMRIALDAAKEMGILTPGLDLAKSLYDELADKGEADSGTQALFKLLNGELS